A region of the Hydra vulgaris chromosome 12, alternate assembly HydraT2T_AEP genome:
agagctcgttttgAGCCTGGATCTCCTGTTTAtaaagcgctctaaccactgcgccacggctgcgtAATTATAACTAAGAGGAGAATTAATATCGAACTTTTTAGATTCagattgttatttttctttttttaccgTGAAAATTTCAGTTAGAAAACTTTATTAGTTGCAGAGAATTTTAGGAAACAGATCCTTTTTTGTCCTTTGTCTCATAAATTTGGCGCATGCgcaataaattcaatattttttttaactgcaagTTTTTAACACAATTATTTTCAAAGACTATgcacaaaataacttttttatttaatatttgatgaaagttaattaaattcttaattttagTCGTAGAGAAATATCgtagttattattttagttttgaagtACAGTATTTAAAGgaatgtaaattatttaaaataatttgcattGCTTTAACAACGGCaactttaaaagttcaaaaaataaaaccctGCATTTAAGAAATATCAAAGAAATATCATTTCTAATGTTTCTGAATTTAGGCGAGCTCTGCGGTTACTAATCGTCACCGCACATGCTGAAAACACTCTCACTGGACGTACTAGTAGCAAACAACTTTTTAGTAATCGATGCCTTTCTAGAACTGCAATGTATCACACGCTGTCATGGGCAGTGCCAAGTGTTTGTTAAATTCATTTCTTGTGTCATTAGTGCCAGCCTTAGACAATGGAATGGCAGCTGTTTTAAAGTCTGCTAGCAAATCATACGATTCAGGTACagctttactttttttcaaaaaaggaaGTTGACATGAATGGCTGCATTCAATAAAGCTGTTCATATCTGTATTGGCTGAGTCCTTGCGTATAACCTCGTTGTTGAAGAACAAATAATATTGCCTATCATACTACGCATCTCTAAAACAAAATTGTGATCTTTTGCGTTGACGAAAGACAAGTGTTTGTAAGAAGGAACAATAAGTGTTGATAACTTGTGCAatggaaaaataatatatttttcattcaaGCTGGACAGTAGAATTGCCTTCAAATTATGCATACTGTCACTGTCTGAACCTTTGATCTTACAGACTAAccataaacaaaatagtattagGTTATGTATTGTAGACTTATGTTAcgtattatattatgtatagtAGACTGCATTTATGAGTTAGGCtatgataattttgttatattgtggattataattatacataattatgcatacaatatacatacatacatacatacatacatacatacatacatacatacatacatacatacatacatacatacatacatacatacatacatacatacatacatacatacatacatacatacatacatacatacatacatacatacatacatacatacatacatacatacatacatacatacatacatatacaggGGCGCCcaaagcattttttggtctttgagatagctaacttccagacatggagcaaactccaaacattggagcaagctccaatcatcgcaatattttgcaaagcatccttatttgacataagtataaacatataaatttttggagtttgctccatgtctggaagttagctataaacatataaatgtttggagtttgttccATGTCTTGAAGTTTGCTATCTCGAAGATCAAAAAATGCTTTGGGCAcccctgcatatatatatatatatatatatatatatatatatatatatatatatatatatatatatatatatatatatatatatatatatatatatatatatatatatatatatatatatatatatatataacatagtacataatataatgtataacgTAAGTCTACAGtgcataacataaaaaatgatatacatatgtgtaattatttaacattattttatatatatatatatatatatatatatatatatatatatatatatatatatatatatatatatatatatatatatatatatatatatatatatatataaaataatgttacataattacacatatgtatattattatattttatgttatgcACTGTAGACTTATGTTATGcattatattatgttatgtaTTGAAGTGCGAATTGCAAAGTTTTCACTACTATAAATCTCTTTTCggttttattagatttttatttatcttatttttaacgTTATACTTTACAGGGAATCTCAAATTTGTAATTATGtactcaaatatttttatttgtttagatttAAAGGGTTTCAGTCTATTTTTACCAGtatgaaaagaataaaaataggtTAGTACAGATATTCAATACCTGAGggagtttaatttaaatgtctCTTtaattttaggactttaaaaaaattatttatttaagttcCATTATACACACTTTTTATATCAGAAATTTGAAAACAGCCTGAAGAGTCTAGAATTGAGTGAAGAGTTTTTTgctgtttattgttttattagatgttttaaaaagatccttaaaaaacaaattttatagttttttgctgtgtttaaaatataaatatggaGGGTTAGAATTTGTGTTTGCTAAGCATAACAGATAATGTTCTCAATTTTTGCCATATTTCAGCATCATGCTTCTAAACGAAAATGTTTCTTACaagtttacaacttttaaaggTAAAACAGGGCTATAATTAGTTAGGTTTCTTTTGTGTAATATCATTGTTTTGGGAATTCTAGTAACTTAAATCATATTGTGCTGACCAACAAAATCATCTTTTGCTGACCATCAAAATCATATTTTGCTGACCAACAAAACCATATTTTGCTTACCAACAAAATCATATTTTGCTGACCAAATAATGCTTAttactacttttttatttttaatcattgttttagcaatgttgttaaaatattttctttcaaacttATGAagccatgtttttaatttaaaatgtttcatttgTTTTTGCCAGTCAGTCagtatttcttaattatttccAGATTTAGGAaaccttattaaaaatgttcttGGAGGTTATCTATCACTATACCTAGAATCTAATCTACAAATTCCCCAAGAACAGTACTTTATAGGGCAAATTGTTTGACCGAATACAATCCGATAACCACTTAAGTAGTTCTATTTTTAGAACGCAAACAGTACgctattacaaaatatattaatattaccAGTGCAGTGGCTAGTGGGTTTGAAGCCCCCTCCCTCCTCCCTGCTTTTCAAAAACTTACATTAGGGccttaaattctttaaattttaaaatttaaaatttgtctacttgttttaaatttgttaaaatttgtccgataaatattactaaaataaaaaaactctttagaTTTGGGGTGTGTAGCCTAGCCACGGcactgaaaattaaatttatatatataaacatatatacggTCTTTCGGGTAAACTCTGCactaaaactcttttttttttcaaattttcaacaaaCATATTCCTTTTATCATGCTAAATtgctttattaatttgattttttaagtttaattgcgtgtaattatttaatttgcatatatttcaacatttacataaatatgtCTTGAGTTTAGCCGAAAGGCCGtatgtatgttttttaaataattttttaataattttatataaaatgcttattatagaaatatttaaaataatttattggtAACTTTTATACAGTgtgtttttatgtaataaactaTTGGTCGACTTTCAAAAGCGGCGAAGTATCTTTATCCAGTTCTTAGACATTTTTGTTGTACTGTTTTCTAATGCTGGTGATGTAGGAATCGGAAGTGTACAGAAAAGTATGAAGTATATCCTCATTTGTAGCTAATCTAGAACATTCCTTGAAtgcaaaattgtttatagtcCTCGTTACGGGGTTCTTACGCATTTTCTGAAAGTTGACCGATAGAAAGTACTGCAAAATGATTTATGATATTTTCTCCGGGAAGTAAAAGTTTGTGTACTGAATACGGTATATAGTACCATTCATAATTACTCACATTAATGTGGGAAATTTCTGTTATATATGTACCAAAACTTTCTGCATTTATCAGCTTGTAGAATTATATAAAGTCGCTTGAATGAATTTTCATTgactatagttttttatttttccattttagtgattttagaAAAGCAGTTTgcattgtaaaaaaatctcCGTATTACCATCATTGGTATTAGCACTTATTTGCTTTAGATTGTTGATGATTAACCCTAGCTCTTCGCGAAAACGTTTCTGTACCTAAGTCTTCTTCTCTTTCTTCAGCCGCATGTATTGTTGACAGTATTGATACAAATTTCTATTTTCAGGCCTAGCAGACGCTTTATTCAAATCGTTCGTTTGCAAAATTCTGTGCATATAGGAAAAAACGAATAGACAGTAGCCGGATTTTTCCAAACAACTCCACCAGTTACCTCATCAACAAATCTGATCAGTAACAAAGAACTAATAAGCAAATTTGCATCAGAAATAAGTTCTGATTCCTCAGGAAGTTTCTGCTTCTATTCGCTTTGGGTAGAGGAACTATTGCAAGcctttttactatataaaaaataaatgtttaaatttgtttttgtaaacgGAATCTAtgttcaaaatacaaaattgcaGTTCGTAACTTTTGCATGTGTATTCGTAATTTCTATTGCAAAAGATGGTGGGTAGCAGGTCTGTTTAATTTCTTGCAATTTGTAATATGGTGTGAATATCGAACAGTTTTGTTCATTCGTCAATTTCCACAAGtataaatattgtgttttttgtaAATCGAAATCAGCAAACACGCTGAGTGCTTCTTCATTCATTAACAAATTTCGTAAacgtcaatttttttttattttttctactggGCTCTGACAAATCTCCATAAGACATGCACGCGTTTATTAAATGATTTCTAATTTTGGTAAAAGTACAGTATATTCAGAATCTAATCAATCACTGTTGCTacattaaaagcttttattttccGTGACGTCTTGGTTCATTGTTTATTAAACGACGGAATAACGTGCCTTCGAATATTACTGACAATCAAACACAAGTTATcttgaaaaacttgataatttttttttaattatagattgTGTCACAATTTCTTCTTCCTCCATAAATATAGGAAAGTAGCAATTTACGTTTCGAACACTTAAAAGTTGTCATTTCAAGAATTCACCGAAGTATTTAATAGTAAAACGTGTCGATTTAATTTTCACTGagaattcttttattatttacaaaaatatgaatcAGAAGGgcttcaaaatttatttttacataaaattagttaaaattatagTAAAGAGTAGCaattaaaccattaataaaacaaaaaatttcagtaGCAAAATCGAAACttgaacaaaaaacatttatgatatGCGCGGTGGTTAGAGCTCTGGCACAGAACTAAAAGGTTCTAGGTTTGATGCCggctctagcccaataagcAGCATTGATAAGAAAGGTGAACTTCCTGATTAAATGTTCtgcgtggtgctctgtgataagaccttgAAGGTCTTCTTGTAGCACCTTAATTACTAACCTTATAACGCggaaaacaaaacttttaaattgaaacaactatttattagtgaattaaatttttctaaaaaataatataaacatgattattttaatcaaataatatttcatgCAATATTTCATGCATTGTCTAAGGAAAGTTTGCACAAGAGATAACATAGAAATTTACACAAGTAAGCAACTGATTTCATATGGTACAGaaacatataatttttacattttaaaatttaaaggtaACATCTACTATAACGCAAATCTACTTGTTTCTCTTTATTTGCTATCTAAATTTTGTCAAGGGGTTTCGGAATCGTATTTTTAATTTCGTTTAATTTTTGTGCTATTAAAGGGGTGTTTTGAAGATTTCGCTTACTTGCCGTAATTTCCTTGGTATTTTCCGGAGTTGGAATGTccgtttttgttgtttttaaattggaGTTTTCCGCTGGATTTTCAGATGTTGGTATACTagcttttgttacttttttattagcATTGTCCTTTATTTTATCACCTGGTATTTTTGAACGAGTAAAACCGTTATGGTATAAAGCTGGGTTACTTGAAAATCCTGCAACTCCTCCCATTCCACCAATTCCATACCCTAGTCTGTAATTATCACCACTTGCGTAACCGTATCCTACATGAATTGtctgtttttttgtaattttattttttcgatcAATTGGAATATCAGGTATAGTATTTTTGCGAtcttttttttcagtgttttttttagatttttgaatttttaatttattggtaTTGGATTTGTTTTTCAGTGAGCCTgggattttgtttttaatccaGGGCCATCCCCATCCCCATAATCCTGTTCCTACACCTGGATAGCCATGCCAATAAGGATAGTTATAATTTTGATATCCTATAGGTAAACAGAAACGTTTTGATCTAGCGCTATCTTTAACTTTTCCGTTTGCAACTACATCACGACAATGAAATGCACCAAGGTGCGATGGTTCTGTCAAATGAATTCCACTATTGTGGTGACTATGGTGATAATTTTGACCTAAACCCTCATTTTTTCCCCAACCATGATTTCCATGACCTCCCCACCAATCTCCCCACCATGGATAAGCTGACCAAGGACCGTAACCAACATAAGGATAAACTATTCCTTGTTTTGCTTCAGCACCACTGCTAGTTTCTATTGTTGGTGTTGGAACAGCATGTCTAGCTATACAATTAGGTTGCGGGTATCGGTGAACTGAAGAATCACAGTCTAAAAAGACTTGATCAGGTAAACGGTTATACATAGTTGGTTCAGAATTCATACTTTTACATAAGCATCTTGTGCCTCCGTTTGGTAACCAGCTACAATCGTGACAAAGGCGATAAAAACCCTGAGAGTTTAATGGTTGAGTAAAAGGAACAACTCCATAACCATATTGCGGTGAAATTCCGCTTGGGTAAACAAACGGTCTAGGATTTGCTGAATTCGGAATATTCATTGGAAAGCTTGGAAACGCATAAACTAATCTTGGTATCAGCTTAACGCAACTTCTTCTGTAGTTACATTCGTgctttttttcatctttttcgtGCTCTAGATGTTTTAAATGCTCAAAATTCTTTTCATTATGATCCCAGTCATCCCAATCATCTCCGAATTTATCATAACCAAAAGCCCAACACCCTTTGAGATCGTGGTCCTCATCGTGTTGGTTGCACCCGCACTCGTGAAATTGATACCCACATTTAGCACATTCAACATGTTTATGATTATTATGATCATGATCTAAATCTCCACAGCGTTTAGCTGCTTTACGATTTTTTGATATTCTTTTCTTGATATGTCTTTTATGGTGACTATCTTTATTATCTTCATCTAAGCCATTATTATCATATTGCCATCCTCCTTCCTCGTGATGAATATGAGGTTTATCCCATGCATCATGACCCCAACCTTCCCAATGATCTCCCACCATCcaccattttttatttgcacGCGTGTGAGGTTGCTTAAACATTGCTATTTTATTACCAAACTGTTCAATGTTTGATGGAACAATGTCTCGTTGTCCTCCATGGTCACttttatgatgatgatgatgatcatgttcGTGATCTCCATGGTGTTCGCCTTCGTCGTCTCCATGATGTTCTCCTTCGTGACCCCCGTGTTCTCCCCATTCTTCATAAAACTCATATCCATggtcatgatgatgatgatcatgttcGTGATGATCCTGCTTATGGTGACCGTGCTCACCATCATGACCCATGTGTTCACCATGGTGATGTTCACCTTCGTGTTCATCATGATGGCCGTCCTCAATTTCGCGTTTGTTACCTTTAATATCTTCTGCTCCAGTTTCAGGTTTATCATCAATTATATCGTCAACATCTTCTTTAGTTCGGACTTTACTATTTTCGTTTTCTTCCTACAAGTATAAGAGATTGTATacgtatttataaatttatagttgagaagaattagtaaaaacaaaaaaaaaacactatcaACATTTCGTGAAATGCTCGATTAAACACCCAGaaagtttaacaaaacttttatttgtaaaagcGCTAGCAGTTCTTGACGCATTTAAAACAACTTGAAACTGtgaatagatttaaaaaagcgGTGTTAAAAGTACGAAGTTCGGTAAATAAGCAAATAAGCGCCCTTGCGAACTTCAAATTTAGTAAACTACACCAGATAACCGTATTTAATTCAATGAAACTTTACATAAGGTTTTAGCTTTAAAATTCCATCAAATTTTTGTTCAAGGGCGCTTACTCTTGCAAGGGCGCTTATTCGAGC
Encoded here:
- the LOC100198893 gene encoding uncharacterized protein LOC100198893 isoform X1, with protein sequence MRSTAVFALVCLFFCITIRAKPIDLDDKVDDTKEDLDEYPNEDKKDEVETKTTEKKDEVEKKNDESEDETTSKEESKDIEDKGTDDSASESDDKDTEKEAAEETSQQEVEENDTVDQDAKKDEVPEEEEENENSKVRTKEDVDDIIDDKPETGAEDIKGNKREIEDGHHDEHEGEHHHGEHMGHDGEHGHHKQDHHEHDHHHHDHGYEFYEEWGEHGGHEGEHHGDDEGEHHGDHEHDHHHHHKSDHGGQRDIVPSNIEQFGNKIAMFKQPHTRANKKWWMVGDHWEGWGHDAWDKPHIHHEEGGWQYDNNGLDEDNKDSHHKRHIKKRISKNRKAAKRCGDLDHDHNNHKHVECAKCGYQFHECGCNQHDEDHDLKGCWAFGYDKFGDDWDDWDHNEKNFEHLKHLEHEKDEKKHECNYRRSCVKLIPRLVYAFPSFPMNIPNSANPRPFVYPSGISPQYGYGVVPFTQPLNSQGFYRLCHDCSWLPNGGTRCLCKSMNSEPTMYNRLPDQVFLDCDSSVHRYPQPNCIARHAVPTPTIETSSGAEAKQGIVYPYVGYGPWSAYPWWGDWWGGHGNHGWGKNEGLGQNYHHSHHNSGIHLTEPSHLGAFHCRDVVANGKVKDSARSKRFCLPIGYQNYNYPYWHGYPGVGTGLWGWGWPWIKNKIPGSLKNKSNTNKLKIQKSKKNTEKKDRKNTIPDIPIDRKNKITKKQTIHVGYGYASGDNYRLGYGIGGMGGVAGFSSNPALYHNGFTRSKIPGDKIKDNANKKVTKASIPTSENPAENSNLKTTKTDIPTPENTKEITASKRNLQNTPLIAQKLNEIKNTIPKPLDKI